CCCAGCGCCTTGTCCACTTTGTACAGATCCAGCCTCCCCGTATCTGCACCACTTACCAGCAGAATTTCTGCCAGCCATCCCGGGGTGGCCATTGTGGCAGTGACAACATGGGGCCCCAGGCCCGGGTCACTGACACATTGCCTAACCTCCCAGGGACCCCAAGACCCAAGCTGCTGCAGCATTACCTTCATGCTGGGGTCTCCGAGTGTCTAAACTGGTCCAGAACATTAAACAAGGACAGCTGACACAGTGGCCTGTCTGTGCTTGCAGCCCAAGGGATCTCAGAGGCTGGAGAAAGGCACTGCCAGGCCCTAGGCCTGGCTCCTATGGTGCCTGTGCCACACACCTTGTACTGGGCAGGGGAGATGCTGCCTTGGGAGCCCTGCCACTGAGTGAGAGGAGGTAAGGCCTGCAGGAGGCTAAGGGTCCCGGAGGGATACTTTGGCCACAGTGGGTGGGTTCCAGGACCACTCTTGCTGCAAACCCAGCTGTGAACCCCTTGCAATCAAGTGTGgtggcagagaaagcagagtcaatGGCCCCTACTAGTGGGCAGCAAAGACCAGAGGAGAAGGCAAGGGCTGGCAGTTTTGCATTCTCTGGGAGGCCACTGCCTCTAGGGGTCTAGTGAGTGGCCACACAGTCCTGCCTAAGAGACAGCTTCCCCACAGCTGGGACAGAGGGAGCAGCCCCTGCTGGACTTCCACTGAACCACCTCTCCCTATGGAGATGAACAGAGGCTTTGAGGAAATGCTGTGCAACATGGCTCTGGAGGTCATCCTGATcgtgtggcattttgttatagttTTCTGAGCTCTGGTCTTCCTGTGAGTGTGCTCTAACACCCAGGGCAGTGGGGGATGGTGGTCATCCTATGTCAccaagagagaaactgaggcttaggtgGGGCTGAGACACCAGAACACTCTGAGGGGAGAGGCCAGGTCCTAAAGGCTCCTCTAGACCCTCATCCTTGGGAGAGTTAAGGTGCCCAAAGGAGGGCCAGGGGTGCAGGGTCAACACAGGAGTCCACACCAAGGGCTATATACCAGATTTTAGCAGCAGTTTTACTTCCACATCTGAACTCCCTAggtcctcacaacagccctgtgaggtaggtagggCAGGAAGGTTTCAGAGATCctcatttatagatgaggatgctgaggcacagagaggtgaaatgactcgcccaaagtcacacagccagccgTGTAAAGAGCCCAAAGCCAACATTCTTCTGGCCCTCTGGAGGTTCCTAcatccacccctccacccctctgtGTTCCCACCCTCTCTGAACTCTCCTGGATCCACAGGGGCCTTCAAGGCCGGCTGACAGGATTTTTCAGGAACAGCCATTGGGGTGGGCCTGATCAACTCAACTCCAGGTAGGCACTGACCCTGTGGTACATGAGACCAGCTCTCCCTTCCCCTACTTCCCAGTTGGACAGAGGGCCTAGTAGGTTCCAGAACAAGGGTGGAGCTGGGCATGGTCCATGAATGAATGGGGGGGTAAATGTGGGTATAAGCGTATGTATGTCCTGCGCTAAAGATGAGAAGGCCACCCCTAAATCCCTGAGGCAGTGACTCAAGTGCCCCGCCCTGTGCCTCCCTCATCCCACATAGCCACAGTTAGCTTCCTCGGCAGCAAAAGGAACCACAGGCATCTGCTTTGGCACTGAGCTGCTCCAGGGGACAGGTCCCATCAGGCATTCAGACTCCATCACGCAGACACAATGCCTCCACAGCTTGACTGGGACCCTGGGCCACACCCCCGATGGCAAACAGCCGGGGCCCAGCCTGCAGACTAGAACAGGAGCAGCGGGCCGTAGGCATGGCAGGCAGTGCCTCCCAGCGCCGCCGTGTTAGGCTGAAGCCCTCCACAGAGCCTAGAGGGCACGGCTGGTTTCCTGCAGGAAGGAGACAGAAGTTGTAAAGGGCACAGGCTGCAGGGCCTACAGCTCTTTTGCTCCCTGAACCAAGAGCATGACCCAGCATGCATCGCCCCAGGATGGGCTATCTGTGGCCTGTTATTCATTGCCCCCACTCAtctcttgttcatttattcattcacatttcTATTTCTCCAGTATTCAGTGGTCATTTGTCCTGTTCCTGTTTCCTAGGACCCTGCTGGTACAGAACCCAGTTAGGCACTGAGGGACGCCCTAAGAGCTGAGTCAGGTAGACCATCTGCTGCCTGCTTCACAGATTGGGAAAGGGAATTTCACAAAGCCCTGACCCCTGGAGTGCCTATAGAAGGGCAGGAGGTGGTgcccatgtggggcagggaggagaggctcTCCTTCCTGTCTTGGGATCCCTCTCACATACCTAGTCCAACAGAGACTCACCTAGGCCCCCAATGGCCACGATATGGTCCCCAAGGGAGCCAACCACAAAGTCGGCCCTCTTATCCCTCATGCGCAGGCTTCGGGGCAGCTTGGTCCAGGACCCTACAGGACAGGGAAGGTCAGATCAACCCCCTGACACACACACTGTACCCTTCCATCCCCAAAAGTGGAAAGATTGCCCAGACCAGCCACTGCTTACCATGCTCCAGGTCAAACATCTCCACAGTGTTGACAAAGTGTGGGCGGGAGTAGAAATTGTGAGGCCCAGGCTGCTGCAGGCCACCCAGGCTAAAGACGCTGCCTTCGGCCATGGCGCAGCCAGCAAAGGCCCGGCGGCTAGGCAGGCTTGGGTGTCGGGTCCAGGTACGGGCCTCCAGATCAAAGGCCTCAAAAGCAGTCACTGGGAGCTTGCCCTGGCGGCCCCCTGCCAATGGAATTTGGGGACCTAGGAAGCAGCCCAGGGGCCCTGGCAGGCTCTTCCTATACCAGGTTGCTGAGCCTTTACCACTGCCAACCCCAGCCACCCATACCCAGCTGTGTGCACACCAGAGCATGGATCACCCACCCCAAAGGTCCTCAGGTAGTGGGGTTTGGCTTTCCAGCCCCAGCAGACCACCAGAGGTCAGAGCCTCAGAGCAACCCTGGCTCAACCCAACAAAGCTTCTCTTGTTCCACCATCCCAAACCAAGCTTAATCCCAACCACTCCACAGGGATAGGTGCTTCTGGACttcatttcctttcccaaatCCCCCAGGTCCTTACCCAGGACATAGATCTTGTTCCCATGCAGAAACGTGGAGGCCCCATA
The genomic region above belongs to Camelus bactrianus isolate YW-2024 breed Bactrian camel chromosome 17, ASM4877302v1, whole genome shotgun sequence and contains:
- the KLHDC8B gene encoding kelch domain-containing protein 8B — protein: MATGGGRAFAWQVFPPMPTCRVYSTVAYQDGHLLVLGGCGRAGLPLNTAETLDMVSHTWLALAPLPTARAGAAAVVLGKQVLVVGGVDEGQSPVAAVEAFLADEGRWERRATLPQAAMGVATVERDGMVYALGGMGPDTAPQAQVRVYEPRRDCWLSLPSMPTPCYGASTFLHGNKIYVLGGRQGKLPVTAFEAFDLEARTWTRHPSLPSRRAFAGCAMAEGSVFSLGGLQQPGPHNFYSRPHFVNTVEMFDLEHGSWTKLPRSLRMRDKRADFVVGSLGDHIVAIGGLGNQPCPLGSVEGFSLTRRRWEALPAMPTARCSCSSLQAGPRLFAIGGVAQGPSQAVEALCLRDGV